Genomic segment of Mycobacterium sp. 050128:
GTCGACGCCGTCGAGCTGGCCGGGAAGTTCGCCGACATCATTCGTGCGGAAGCCACGCGAAATTCACTTGATATCAACGTCATCCAAAGCGATGTCTTTGTGGCGATGGAGGGCGTTAGCGGCGACTTTCAGCTGGTCGTCTTCTCCGAAGTGGTACCGGACTTCCGGACCCCGCAGGAGCTGGGCGGCATGTTCGAACTGGCCGCGCAGTGTCTGGCCGTCGGTGGACGTTTGGTGTTCAACGCATTCCTGCCGCGCGAGGGCTACACGCCCGACGACGCCGCGCGACAACTCGGGCAGCAATGCCACACCATGATCTTCACCCGCGACGAGGTCGAAAAAGCCGCCGCCGGACTGTCGCTTGAACTCGTTTCCGACGAGTCGGCGTACGAGTACGAGAAAGCCCATTTACCGGAAGGCGCGTGGCCGCCCACGGCATGGTTCGACGGATGGGCCAGTGGCCAAGACATTTTCGATGTCGAGCGTGAGGATTCGCCCATCGAGTTGCGCTGGCTTGTATACCGGAAGGTGGGTGAGTCAGTGTGACAAATGCGTCAGTGGGACGCAGTCAAGTCTCGGGTGGCCGGCCCTTCCAGTAGCGTACCGTCCGGCGCGAATCGCGAACCGTGTAGTGGGCATTCCCAGGCCTTGTCGGCGTCGTTCCAATTCACTATCCCGCCAAGGTGCGGGCAGACCGGCGAAACGCGGTGTTCGGTACCGTCGACGCGACTCCTGGCTTCCAACTGCCATGGGAGTCCGCTTACGACGCCGCCCTCGTCGGGCCCGGGGCGGCGCCGGCCGATGCGGGTGGCCGGGGTGATCCAGCCTTTCGCCATGTCGAATCCGACCTCGAGGTTGGCCTGCATCGCGGTCAGCAGTCCTGTCAGCTCGTGCGGGCTCCAGCTGGCGAACGCGCGTGACCAGTCCATCCGGCCACCCAGGATGCGGCCCGTCAGCGCCAGCGCCGCGGCGGCGCCGTTGGTCATGCCCCACTTGTTGAAACCCGTTGCAATATAGATGGTTTCGCTATTCGGCAGGATCGGACCCACGTATGGCAGATGGTCGATCGGCGTGTAGTCCTGTGCCGACCAAAAATGAGTCTGCTCCGCGCCCGGAAAGTGGTTGCGTGTCCACGATGAGAGTTCGTCCAGGGCCTTGGCCGGACTCTTCTCACGGCCTACGGTGTGTCCGGCACCGCCCACGATCAACAGCTCCCCGTCCGAGACCGGAGCGTAGCGCACCGAACGCGTCGGTGAGTCGGTGGAAATCATCATCGGGCGGGGGATGTCGCCCGGCGCCTTGAACGCTAG
This window contains:
- a CDS encoding class I SAM-dependent methyltransferase, coding for MEDRDRRSFEPAMLREAMARRLHRRTMSEGRLHVPAVPGMLDEYVRMCTTVFAGLGIRYTDEETVQLRAVLEGELAKAFKASSRSNIVIEFNSPFGTTLNYRVKPQWATIGADYDSWVDTREGSLFGTEPDARVWSLANEADDPSTYRILDVGAGTGRNALALAKRGHPVDAVELAGKFADIIRAEATRNSLDINVIQSDVFVAMEGVSGDFQLVVFSEVVPDFRTPQELGGMFELAAQCLAVGGRLVFNAFLPREGYTPDDAARQLGQQCHTMIFTRDEVEKAAAGLSLELVSDESAYEYEKAHLPEGAWPPTAWFDGWASGQDIFDVEREDSPIELRWLVYRKVGESV
- a CDS encoding FAD-dependent oxidoreductase; this translates as MTSLWLADRTQPPWTASQLDDGSHSAEIIVVGAGITGLMTAVLLARAGKEVMVVEARSVGACATGNTTAKISLLQGTHLSKALPRHGKELARAYVDGNREGQGWIVEHCRSRGIAVQHEDAYTYAQSAKGVPSARLELKACQAVGLPVEWADDADVPFPYHGGVRLPDQAQFDPMEFLDSLAAELLDRGGRLVERTRVRRVSSRGSKVQVQVNDAAQRDIELEAGKLILATGIPILDRGGYFARVKPSRSYCLAFKAPGDIPRPMMISTDSPTRSVRYAPVSDGELLIVGGAGHTVGREKSPAKALDELSSWTRNHFPGAEQTHFWSAQDYTPIDHLPYVGPILPNSETIYIATGFNKWGMTNGAAAALALTGRILGGRMDWSRAFASWSPHELTGLLTAMQANLEVGFDMAKGWITPATRIGRRRPGPDEGGVVSGLPWQLEARSRVDGTEHRVSPVCPHLGGIVNWNDADKAWECPLHGSRFAPDGTLLEGPATRDLTASH